In the Paraburkholderia acidisoli genome, one interval contains:
- a CDS encoding AraC family transcriptional regulator, producing MLSPSVPFASSLERPNLDSWHRELNGAQDFDQVTEVVGRAFKPHAMTLRDPHRALNTHLYSKKVGQISLHLLEYGAEVKVEPDCFDGFVLVEIPLRGGGRYRCGRESLDGDTNHAVVMSPGKPVHLDLAPSLSQLIVKLDQQLVDRTCAAHLGYQTRDPVSFDLGLDLNGRAGRAWMSTLRHVIEGSETFPELLDNAIYCAHIEQMLIDALLYAHPHSLSHRFALTRALPSVAPAYVRRAVDYLESHAAEPITIETLAEAVGVSARALFNAFRSTFDQTPMGYLRELRLHRVREALLAGAPQADNLTQLAMQWGFFHYGRFAQYYGERFGERPQDTLRRARAGARGPAQ from the coding sequence ATGCTCAGCCCATCCGTTCCCTTCGCGTCGAGCCTCGAGCGGCCCAACCTCGACAGTTGGCACCGCGAACTGAATGGCGCGCAGGATTTCGATCAGGTCACCGAGGTCGTCGGCCGCGCGTTCAAGCCGCACGCGATGACGCTGCGCGATCCGCATCGGGCACTCAATACGCACCTGTACTCGAAGAAAGTGGGGCAAATTTCGCTGCACCTGCTCGAATATGGTGCGGAGGTGAAGGTCGAGCCGGACTGCTTCGACGGTTTCGTGCTCGTGGAAATCCCGTTGCGCGGCGGCGGGCGGTATCGCTGCGGGCGCGAGTCGCTCGACGGCGACACCAATCATGCCGTAGTGATGTCGCCGGGCAAGCCGGTGCATCTCGATCTCGCGCCGTCGCTTTCGCAGTTGATCGTGAAGCTCGACCAGCAACTCGTCGATCGCACCTGCGCCGCGCATCTCGGCTATCAGACGCGCGACCCGGTGAGCTTCGATCTCGGGCTCGACCTGAACGGCCGCGCCGGTCGCGCGTGGATGAGCACGCTGCGCCACGTGATCGAAGGCAGCGAGACGTTCCCCGAATTGCTCGACAACGCCATTTATTGCGCGCATATCGAGCAGATGCTGATCGACGCGCTGCTCTATGCGCATCCGCATTCGCTCTCGCACCGTTTTGCGCTCACGCGCGCGTTGCCGTCGGTCGCGCCCGCGTATGTGCGCCGCGCCGTGGACTACCTCGAATCGCACGCGGCCGAGCCGATCACGATCGAGACGCTCGCCGAAGCGGTGGGCGTGAGCGCACGCGCGCTCTTCAACGCGTTTCGCAGCACCTTCGACCAGACGCCCATGGGCTATCTGCGTGAATTGCGCCTGCATCGCGTGCGCGAGGCGCTGCTCGCGGGCGCGCCGCAAGCCGACAACCTCACGCAACTCGCCATGCAATGGGGCTTCTTCCATTACGGGCGCTTCGCGCAGTACTACGGCGAGCGCTTCGGCGAACGCCCGCAAGATACGCTGCGCCGCGCGCGCGCCGGCGCACGCGGTCCGGCGCAGTAA
- a CDS encoding Zn-ribbon domain-containing OB-fold protein: MSPLEVFRCNACGTTLFPARYFCPSCGGAQFTALAATRGTVVAATAVLHRVGAQASGDLHLASVATDLGPTVIARLDTAIAAGATVALEVDETQRILAHPL, encoded by the coding sequence ATGAGCCCGCTCGAAGTCTTCCGCTGCAATGCATGCGGCACCACGCTCTTTCCCGCGCGCTACTTCTGCCCCAGCTGCGGCGGCGCGCAGTTCACGGCGCTCGCGGCCACGCGCGGCACGGTGGTCGCGGCCACGGCGGTGCTGCATCGCGTGGGCGCGCAGGCGAGCGGCGACCTGCATCTCGCCAGCGTCGCCACGGACCTGGGCCCGACCGTGATCGCGCGGCTCGACACGGCCATCGCCGCGGGCGCGACGGTCGCGCTCGAGGTCGACGAAACCCAGCGCATTCTGGCGCACCCGCTGTAG
- a CDS encoding FAD-dependent oxidoreductase, protein MNKTLSAIIAGGGLGGLAAATALAQRGWDVTVYERQSALRASGSGIYIWENGLRVLEALGAYDDAVRDAFEGVAFEQRDKHGAVIDSAPVGAERRLITVKRSQLLDSLRDAALRAGVKVVTSSEVIGATPRGELRFANGDLVRADLAIGVDGIWSRVREALGLETFHQQTVEGALRTVIERRPGDIAAADAGKYIENWNGNRRFLVTPINETQIYLALTCPESDRAARDTRIDKALWSEAFAQWAHLIDRIGPEVSWGVYSIIQCSAWSAGRTAILGDAAHAQPPNLGQGGGMAMQNGLALACALEGVERAEQIPAALEAWEARERPLVDHCQKWSTLYGEVAFLPDEVRSATVRAAMSNPWVIEQINRAAHHRPTGTRERRAMPASVA, encoded by the coding sequence ATGAACAAGACACTGTCGGCCATCATCGCGGGCGGCGGTCTGGGCGGCCTCGCCGCCGCGACCGCGCTCGCGCAACGCGGTTGGGACGTGACCGTCTACGAGCGCCAGAGCGCGCTGCGCGCCTCGGGCTCGGGCATCTACATCTGGGAGAACGGCCTGCGCGTGCTCGAAGCGCTCGGCGCCTATGACGACGCCGTGCGCGACGCGTTCGAAGGCGTCGCGTTCGAGCAGCGCGACAAGCACGGCGCGGTGATCGATTCGGCGCCGGTGGGCGCGGAGCGGCGCCTTATCACCGTCAAGCGCAGCCAGCTGCTCGATTCGCTGCGCGACGCGGCGTTGCGCGCGGGCGTGAAGGTCGTCACGTCGTCGGAAGTGATCGGCGCGACGCCGCGCGGCGAGTTGCGTTTCGCGAACGGCGATCTCGTGCGCGCGGATCTCGCCATTGGCGTGGACGGCATCTGGTCGCGCGTGCGCGAGGCGCTCGGGCTGGAAACGTTTCATCAGCAGACCGTGGAAGGCGCGCTGCGCACGGTGATCGAACGGCGCCCCGGCGATATTGCGGCGGCCGACGCGGGCAAGTACATCGAGAACTGGAATGGCAACCGCCGCTTTCTCGTCACGCCGATCAACGAGACGCAGATCTATCTCGCGCTCACCTGCCCCGAAAGCGATCGCGCGGCGCGCGACACGCGCATCGACAAGGCGCTCTGGAGCGAGGCGTTTGCGCAGTGGGCGCATTTGATCGATCGCATTGGCCCGGAAGTGAGCTGGGGCGTGTACAGCATCATCCAGTGCAGCGCGTGGTCGGCGGGCCGCACGGCGATTCTCGGCGATGCCGCGCATGCGCAGCCGCCCAATCTCGGCCAGGGCGGCGGCATGGCGATGCAGAACGGCCTCGCGCTCGCCTGCGCGCTCGAAGGCGTCGAGCGTGCGGAGCAGATTCCGGCCGCGCTCGAAGCGTGGGAAGCGCGCGAGCGGCCGCTCGTCGACCATTGCCAGAAGTGGTCCACGCTTTATGGCGAAGTGGCGTTCCTGCCCGACGAGGTGCGCTCGGCCACCGTGCGTGCGGCGATGAGCAACCCGTGGGTGATCGAGCAGATCAACCGCGCGGCGCATCATCGGCCAACGGGTACGCGCGAGCGTCGCGCGATGCCAGCGAGCGTGGCGTGA
- a CDS encoding VOC family protein: MSSPQQSTSPTSPALSTSPTPTPRAQAARSTPSADYFAPRRLGHVNLWVDDLGRSEAFYRDVCGLNIEFWEPDLQATFLGTGHTPHDLGMMKTTGGVDRYGRNGLLQLPGTIGLKPGLNHLAWELENEAELVAAWRRLRDAGVPLDITVDHQVAHSVYVFDPDRNYNEFYCDTVKDWRSVLCGEMELLTSTWDPAAQEPSQVGLYDDAPALRHVEGAAVHPRRITHAVLVTARFDAMLDFYTRVGGLHAVRRAPGIAWLAASHGAYPYNLVLVAGDTASYHHAAFELADEASLDAALARLAERGMTPARVVDLPWKRAMFLVDPDGQHSEWYVRRGAEPDLTSATPDAAWLV; the protein is encoded by the coding sequence ATGTCTTCCCCGCAGCAATCGACGTCACCGACGTCACCGGCTTTATCGACGTCACCGACACCCACGCCCCGCGCGCAAGCCGCGCGATCCACGCCGTCGGCGGACTATTTCGCGCCGCGCCGGCTCGGCCACGTCAACCTCTGGGTCGACGACCTGGGCCGCTCGGAGGCGTTTTATCGCGACGTGTGCGGCCTGAACATCGAGTTCTGGGAACCCGATCTGCAAGCCACGTTTCTCGGCACCGGCCACACGCCGCACGACCTCGGCATGATGAAGACCACGGGCGGCGTGGACCGCTACGGCCGCAACGGGCTGCTGCAACTGCCGGGCACCATCGGCTTGAAGCCGGGGCTCAATCATCTCGCGTGGGAGCTGGAAAACGAGGCGGAACTCGTGGCCGCGTGGCGGCGTTTGCGCGACGCGGGCGTGCCGCTCGACATCACCGTGGATCATCAGGTGGCGCATAGCGTCTACGTCTTCGACCCCGACCGCAACTACAACGAGTTCTACTGCGACACGGTGAAAGACTGGCGCTCGGTGCTGTGTGGCGAGATGGAACTGCTCACGAGCACGTGGGACCCGGCCGCGCAGGAACCGTCGCAAGTGGGCCTGTACGACGACGCGCCCGCGCTACGCCACGTGGAAGGCGCGGCCGTGCACCCGCGCCGCATCACGCACGCGGTGCTGGTCACGGCGCGGTTTGACGCCATGCTCGACTTCTACACGCGCGTGGGCGGCCTGCACGCGGTGCGCCGCGCGCCCGGCATCGCGTGGCTCGCCGCGAGTCACGGCGCGTATCCGTACAACCTCGTGCTGGTCGCGGGCGATACGGCGTCCTACCATCATGCGGCGTTCGAACTCGCCGACGAAGCGAGCCTCGACGCGGCGCTCGCGCGCCTGGCCGAGCGCGGCATGACGCCCGCGCGCGTGGTCGATCTGCCGTGGAAACGCGCGATGTTCCTCGTCGATCCGGACGGCCAGCACAGCGAATGGTACGTGCGCCGCGGCGCGGAGCCGGACCTCACGAGCGCGACGCCGGACGCCGCATGGCTCGTGTGA
- a CDS encoding porin: MKTTLMTRAAAAGAAACLAASAAHAQSSVTLYGNLDTGLTYFNNVGGKHFAGTEDGNFIPDFFGLQGSEDLGGGLSAIFKLEAGFLLSSGKFTVANQLFQREATVGLSSARYGTLKLGHQPSFMFDVLSPLSTGYIGGGFPTFHQGNLDELANTFEFDNSAKYLSPSYAGLSFGAQFGFGNQAGNFANGRNYGFTVQYKNGPLKLGAVYANENDRYLEFADSIGLRSLLGTPLPAGGMVANRVQNWGAGGSYALGNWLLHAMFTQTRIDMPTASANANTVDAGVSYTLATVDTIGVGGAVENLDGGHWVTLSLSNLYSISKRTLLYQQAMYQRASGANAVAALLGAGQASGRSQVGLAIGIQHFF, encoded by the coding sequence GTGAAGACAACCTTGATGACGCGGGCCGCGGCGGCGGGCGCGGCGGCCTGCCTCGCGGCTTCGGCCGCCCATGCGCAAAGCAGCGTGACGCTGTACGGCAATCTCGACACCGGCCTCACGTATTTCAACAACGTCGGCGGCAAGCATTTCGCCGGCACCGAGGACGGCAACTTCATCCCCGACTTCTTCGGCCTGCAGGGCAGCGAGGATCTGGGCGGCGGCCTCTCGGCCATCTTCAAGCTCGAAGCGGGCTTTCTGCTCAGCAGCGGCAAGTTCACCGTGGCGAATCAGCTGTTCCAGCGCGAAGCCACGGTTGGCCTGAGTTCGGCACGCTACGGCACGCTCAAGCTCGGCCATCAACCGAGCTTCATGTTCGACGTGCTTTCGCCGCTGAGCACCGGCTATATCGGCGGCGGCTTTCCCACCTTTCACCAGGGCAATCTCGACGAACTCGCCAATACCTTCGAATTCGACAATTCGGCCAAATACCTGAGCCCGAGCTACGCGGGCCTCTCGTTCGGCGCGCAATTCGGCTTCGGCAATCAGGCGGGCAATTTCGCCAACGGCCGCAATTACGGCTTCACCGTGCAGTACAAGAACGGGCCGCTCAAACTGGGCGCGGTCTACGCGAACGAGAACGACCGCTATCTGGAGTTTGCCGATTCCATCGGGCTCCGCAGCTTGCTGGGCACGCCGCTGCCCGCCGGCGGCATGGTCGCGAACCGCGTGCAGAACTGGGGCGCGGGCGGCAGCTACGCGCTCGGCAACTGGCTGTTGCACGCGATGTTCACGCAAACGCGCATCGACATGCCCACGGCGAGCGCGAACGCCAATACCGTGGACGCGGGCGTGAGCTATACGCTCGCCACGGTGGATACGATCGGCGTGGGCGGCGCCGTCGAAAATCTCGACGGCGGCCATTGGGTCACGCTGAGCCTCTCGAATCTGTACTCGATCTCCAAACGCACGCTGCTTTACCAGCAGGCGATGTATCAGCGCGCGTCCGGCGCGAACGCGGTGGCTGCGCTGCTGGGCGCGGGGCAGGCGTCGGGGCGCTCGCAGGTCGGGCTCGCGATCGGCATTCAGCACTTCTTCTGA
- a CDS encoding thiolase family protein produces the protein MRSRPYDGALLCAGVEVPYRRQAPDASTGDLLAQAFAAALEQSGFAAREVDGLGVASFTLGPDHAIDMAWRLGLSPRWCMDDCHGGASAINLLQHAIRAIQSGDANVIVLVSGDRFEPADFKRLVEHYNLTTRTWLRPLESGGPNALFAMLTQRHAERYGLTRADYGALCVAQRAWAERNPLAVYRTPLTLDAYLDAPMVAAPLGRFDCVPVVCGANAVVVARADLAKPGRHVAVRALQCNYNPDHQAGDGMQTGLAAIAPALWEQAQAQPGDIDMISVYDDYPVMSLVQLADLGFAPDGDLRALIARIASHELPVNTSGGQLSAGQAGAAGGMHGLVEALTQLRGAAGERQVADARLALVSGYGMVEYRYGMCANAVVLEATAGDAR, from the coding sequence ATGCGATCCCGTCCTTACGATGGCGCGCTGCTGTGCGCCGGTGTGGAAGTGCCGTACCGCCGCCAGGCGCCCGACGCGAGCACCGGCGACCTGCTTGCCCAGGCGTTCGCGGCCGCGCTCGAACAGTCTGGCTTCGCGGCGCGCGAGGTCGACGGCCTGGGCGTGGCCTCGTTCACGCTCGGCCCCGATCACGCCATCGACATGGCCTGGCGCCTCGGGCTTTCGCCGCGCTGGTGCATGGACGACTGCCACGGCGGCGCGAGTGCGATCAATCTGTTGCAGCATGCGATCCGCGCGATCCAGAGCGGCGACGCCAACGTGATCGTGCTCGTTTCCGGCGACCGTTTCGAGCCCGCCGACTTCAAGCGCCTCGTGGAGCACTACAACCTCACCACGCGCACGTGGCTGCGCCCGCTCGAAAGCGGCGGCCCGAACGCGTTGTTCGCGATGCTCACGCAGCGTCACGCCGAACGCTACGGACTCACGCGGGCCGACTACGGCGCGCTGTGCGTCGCGCAACGCGCGTGGGCCGAGCGCAATCCGCTGGCCGTGTATCGCACGCCGCTCACGCTCGACGCGTATCTGGACGCCCCCATGGTGGCCGCGCCGCTCGGCCGCTTCGACTGCGTGCCCGTGGTGTGCGGCGCGAACGCCGTGGTGGTGGCGCGCGCCGACCTCGCGAAGCCCGGCCGTCACGTGGCCGTGCGCGCGCTTCAATGCAACTACAACCCCGACCATCAGGCCGGCGACGGCATGCAAACCGGCCTCGCGGCCATCGCGCCCGCGCTGTGGGAACAGGCGCAGGCGCAACCCGGCGACATCGACATGATTTCGGTCTACGACGATTACCCCGTGATGTCGCTCGTGCAACTCGCCGATCTCGGCTTCGCGCCCGACGGCGACCTGCGCGCGCTGATCGCTCGCATCGCCTCGCACGAACTGCCCGTGAACACCTCGGGCGGCCAGCTTTCGGCGGGCCAGGCGGGCGCCGCGGGCGGCATGCACGGCCTCGTGGAAGCGCTCACGCAATTGCGCGGCGCGGCGGGCGAACGTCAGGTGGCCGATGCGCGCCTCGCGCTCGTGAGCGGCTATGGCATGGTCGAATACCGCTACGGCATGTGCGCGAACGCCGTGGTGCTCGAAGCAACGGCAGGAGACGCACGATGA
- a CDS encoding alpha/beta hydrolase, whose protein sequence is MQNDTAREIDIDPHNEANYNVRQRHADALDVMSAWKRYAAEAREQLAGWREAAFGSGDDERIDVFPAATENEAKAPAVLFIHGGYWQGGDKRDVSFVAPLLVRAGVTVAINNYALAPGASLDTMLAQTRAALRWLHGNAARLGIDANRLYVMGHSAGGHLAAMMLTEHGTNDDAPLRGAIALSGLFDLAPLVTTSINRALGLDAAQAQRLSPARLERCGRAPVYTLVGADETPGFFEQQARLGEHWHDVHALAPATGKHHYTILDVFREPANATLADLTGILTRNVHD, encoded by the coding sequence ATGCAAAACGACACCGCACGCGAGATCGACATCGATCCGCACAACGAAGCGAACTACAACGTGCGCCAGCGCCACGCCGACGCGCTCGACGTGATGAGCGCGTGGAAGCGTTACGCGGCCGAGGCGCGCGAGCAACTCGCGGGCTGGCGCGAAGCCGCATTCGGTTCCGGCGACGACGAGCGCATCGACGTTTTCCCCGCTGCCACGGAAAACGAAGCGAAGGCGCCCGCCGTGCTGTTCATCCACGGCGGCTACTGGCAAGGCGGCGACAAGCGCGACGTGTCGTTCGTCGCGCCGCTGCTCGTGCGCGCGGGAGTGACGGTGGCGATCAACAACTATGCGCTCGCACCGGGCGCTTCGCTCGACACGATGCTCGCGCAAACGCGCGCCGCGCTGCGCTGGCTGCACGGCAACGCGGCACGCCTCGGTATCGACGCGAATCGCCTCTATGTGATGGGCCATTCGGCGGGCGGCCATCTCGCGGCGATGATGCTCACCGAGCATGGCACGAACGACGACGCGCCCCTGCGAGGCGCGATTGCGTTGAGCGGTCTGTTCGATCTCGCGCCGCTCGTGACCACAAGCATCAATCGCGCGCTCGGGCTGGACGCCGCGCAGGCGCAACGCCTGAGTCCGGCGCGGCTCGAGCGATGCGGCCGCGCGCCGGTCTACACGCTCGTGGGCGCCGACGAAACGCCGGGCTTCTTCGAGCAGCAGGCGCGGCTCGGCGAGCACTGGCACGACGTGCACGCGCTCGCGCCCGCCACGGGCAAGCATCACTACACGATTCTCGACGTGTTTCGCGAACCCGCGAACGCAACGCTCGCCGACCTTACCGGCATTCTCACTCGCAACGTGCACGACTAA
- a CDS encoding porin has protein sequence MLTMCGVAQAQSSVTMYGIIDDGLTWTSNQGGHSAVQMQGSISQGNRWGFRGNEDLGGGTSAIFRLEGGFNGNTGALSQGGRLFGRLAYVGLSNTRYGTLTLGRQGEAIGDYIGVLSANGTLPGGILFPHPGDLDNNGIDFHLNNAVRYVTPTIAGFSGMASYSFGGVAGNMAQNSAKSFALQYVNGGLQLVGAYTAIDHPAQAVTEGVWTASNTVDGNYGLAAASYKVFGLGAAYTFGSLRLSADWTHTQFGDLDPTLGAKINGHVTFNIGEIVAAYMLTPTLQLGAAYSYTEGNVSATGQAPHYHEADASLDYYLSKSTDVYASATYMRAGGGAVADLAPVLAPSNSINQVALRLGIRKKF, from the coding sequence ATGCTTACGATGTGCGGCGTCGCGCAGGCGCAGAGCAGCGTGACGATGTACGGCATCATCGACGATGGGTTGACGTGGACGAGCAATCAGGGCGGCCACAGCGCGGTACAGATGCAAGGCAGCATTTCGCAAGGCAACCGCTGGGGCTTTCGCGGCAACGAAGACCTGGGCGGCGGCACGAGCGCGATCTTCCGGCTCGAAGGCGGCTTCAATGGCAACACGGGCGCGTTGAGCCAGGGCGGCCGGCTGTTCGGGCGGCTCGCTTATGTAGGTCTCAGCAACACCCGCTACGGTACGCTCACGCTGGGCCGCCAGGGCGAGGCGATCGGCGACTATATCGGCGTGCTTTCGGCGAACGGCACGCTGCCGGGCGGCATTCTGTTCCCGCACCCGGGCGATCTCGACAACAACGGTATCGACTTTCACCTGAACAACGCCGTGCGCTACGTCACGCCCACCATCGCCGGGTTCAGCGGCATGGCGAGCTACAGCTTCGGCGGCGTGGCGGGCAACATGGCGCAGAACAGCGCAAAGTCGTTCGCCCTGCAATACGTGAACGGCGGCCTGCAGCTCGTGGGCGCTTACACGGCGATCGACCACCCGGCGCAAGCCGTGACCGAAGGCGTATGGACCGCGTCGAACACCGTGGACGGCAACTACGGTCTCGCGGCCGCCAGCTACAAGGTCTTCGGTCTGGGCGCGGCCTACACGTTCGGCTCGCTGCGCCTGAGCGCCGACTGGACCCACACGCAGTTCGGCGATCTCGACCCCACGCTCGGCGCGAAGATCAACGGTCACGTGACCTTCAATATTGGCGAAATCGTGGCGGCGTACATGCTCACGCCCACGCTGCAACTGGGCGCCGCGTACAGCTATACCGAGGGCAACGTCTCCGCCACGGGCCAGGCGCCGCATTACCACGAAGCCGACGCCAGCCTCGACTACTACCTCTCGAAGAGCACCGACGTCTACGCGAGCGCGACCTATATGCGCGCGGGCGGCGGCGCCGTGGCCGATCTCGCGCCAGTGCTCGCGCCGTCGAACTCGATCAACCAGGTGGCGTTGCGCCTGGGCATCCGCAAGAAGTTCTGA
- a CDS encoding phytoene desaturase family protein, which produces MEETDVVIVGSGINSLVCAAVLARRGKRVVVIERNAQPGGCIRSEELFPGYTHDVLSSWYPLFIGSPAYAELKDELHAQGLEFVQGEYSTGIVTPTGEAMAFRTDIADIARQFDALHAGDGAAFAAAAGRLFGADAALTFGLLGENPYGWKMVKLLWREWRARGVDGLAAFVGGALENFRRWGTRELHSDLARAAIAPWTLHTGLGPDDAGSALIGKLTFAAVVAGGMPVVKGGSANIVKAFRAVIERHGGVFLTGTDVERVLTENGRAVGVAVDEKSGGKTWRAKQAVVCNVTPRQLYGRLLPEAPAPWRERAQAYQFGRGDMQIHFALSSAPEWCAPDLARVPLVHLTESMESVCMAVAQANNGLIPARPTIAIGQPTAVDPSRAPAGGAILWLQLQEMPARLVGDAAGEIAVPADGGWTEAVREQVADRVQRRLETVMPGLAAKIVGRRAYSPGDLQQLNCNLVGGDPYSGVCSPDQFFWLRPFAGERGKRVHATPYANLYQIGASTHPGPGLGGASGWMVANQLT; this is translated from the coding sequence ATGGAAGAAACCGATGTCGTCATCGTGGGCAGCGGCATCAACTCGCTCGTGTGCGCGGCGGTGCTCGCGCGGCGCGGCAAGCGCGTGGTGGTGATCGAGCGCAACGCGCAGCCGGGCGGCTGCATTCGCAGCGAGGAACTGTTTCCGGGCTACACGCATGACGTGCTCTCGTCGTGGTATCCGCTCTTCATCGGCAGTCCTGCGTATGCCGAGCTGAAGGACGAATTGCACGCGCAGGGGCTCGAATTCGTGCAGGGCGAGTATTCGACCGGTATCGTCACGCCCACGGGCGAAGCCATGGCGTTCCGCACGGATATTGCCGATATCGCGCGCCAGTTCGACGCCTTGCACGCGGGCGACGGTGCGGCGTTCGCGGCGGCGGCGGGACGCCTGTTCGGCGCGGACGCGGCGCTGACCTTCGGCTTGCTCGGCGAGAATCCGTACGGCTGGAAGATGGTGAAGCTGCTGTGGCGCGAATGGCGCGCGCGCGGCGTGGACGGCCTCGCGGCGTTCGTGGGCGGCGCGCTCGAAAACTTCCGGCGCTGGGGCACGCGCGAATTGCACTCCGACCTCGCGCGCGCCGCCATCGCGCCGTGGACGCTGCACACGGGCCTCGGCCCCGACGACGCCGGCTCGGCGCTCATCGGCAAGCTCACGTTCGCGGCCGTGGTCGCGGGTGGCATGCCGGTGGTGAAGGGCGGCAGCGCGAACATCGTGAAGGCGTTTCGCGCGGTGATCGAGCGGCACGGCGGCGTGTTTCTCACCGGCACCGACGTCGAGCGCGTGCTCACGGAAAACGGCCGCGCCGTGGGCGTTGCCGTCGACGAAAAATCGGGCGGCAAGACGTGGCGCGCGAAGCAGGCCGTGGTCTGCAATGTCACGCCGCGCCAGTTGTACGGGCGGCTGTTGCCCGAGGCGCCCGCGCCGTGGCGCGAACGCGCGCAAGCGTATCAGTTCGGCCGCGGCGACATGCAGATCCACTTCGCGCTCTCGTCCGCGCCCGAGTGGTGCGCGCCCGACCTCGCGCGCGTGCCGCTCGTGCATCTCACGGAGAGCATGGAGTCGGTGTGCATGGCCGTGGCGCAGGCGAACAACGGGCTGATTCCGGCGCGGCCCACCATCGCCATCGGCCAGCCCACGGCCGTCGATCCGAGCCGCGCGCCCGCGGGCGGCGCGATTCTCTGGCTGCAATTGCAGGAGATGCCCGCGCGGCTCGTGGGCGACGCGGCGGGCGAGATCGCGGTACCGGCGGACGGCGGCTGGACCGAGGCGGTGCGCGAGCAGGTGGCCGACCGCGTGCAGCGCCGCCTCGAAACGGTCATGCCCGGCCTTGCCGCGAAGATCGTCGGGCGGCGCGCGTATTCGCCCGGCGACCTTCAGCAGCTCAACTGCAACCTCGTGGGCGGCGACCCGTATTCGGGCGTGTGCTCGCCCGACCAGTTCTTCTGGCTGCGGCCGTTCGCGGGCGAGCGGGGCAAACGCGTGCACGCCACGCCGTACGCGAACCTGTATCAGATCGGCGCGTCGACGCATCCGGGGCCGGGTTTGGGCGGCGCTTCGGGCTGGATGGTCGCGAACCAGCTCACGTAG
- a CDS encoding MFS transporter, which yields MLWTQTSPAERRAIRTWQCYALAIGILGELFLAGDWYGFAAVMTFVSQTLHLSPAEAGFVQGAFAITYCIGMLFWSPFARKWSARKLFAIGLLGTGVFMLAQAAAGSFAELVGARLLIGFFDAAVWVGTMKLIVGWFPAERHGATMGTLLAAFSLAITLDFAVGIPMAVSLGWRAFLVTLGVLTLLVGVIGLLTIKGSPQDLGLAAFRWQAGPEPSHHGGGEVALSQIFRARWIYIGWLAIFGDTFALAATATWVVPAFIQQQGMPVQNAALIGTLMGLSQVVFLLIGGWLSDRMSRVTMIRLGAALSLVSALSFVAATHYPMSWGMLLAIAGASGVAVLSGGAIFSLVSESYGEKLAATAIGYAELGGIVSTFIAPTLMGGVIDVTHSFMAAFMAFFVVEAVILVALLAIAAKRSTAPAAAIAH from the coding sequence ATGCTTTGGACGCAAACCAGCCCGGCCGAGCGCCGGGCGATCCGCACGTGGCAGTGCTACGCCCTCGCCATCGGCATACTCGGCGAACTCTTTCTCGCCGGCGACTGGTACGGCTTCGCGGCCGTGATGACCTTCGTGTCGCAAACCCTGCATCTGAGCCCCGCCGAAGCCGGTTTCGTGCAGGGCGCATTCGCGATCACCTACTGCATCGGCATGCTGTTCTGGTCGCCGTTCGCGCGCAAATGGTCGGCGCGCAAGCTGTTCGCGATCGGCCTGCTCGGCACCGGCGTGTTCATGCTCGCGCAGGCCGCGGCGGGCAGCTTCGCCGAACTCGTGGGCGCGCGTCTGCTGATCGGCTTCTTCGACGCCGCCGTGTGGGTGGGCACGATGAAGCTGATCGTGGGCTGGTTTCCCGCCGAGCGCCACGGCGCGACCATGGGCACGCTGCTCGCGGCGTTCAGCCTCGCCATCACGCTCGACTTCGCCGTGGGCATTCCCATGGCCGTCTCGCTCGGCTGGCGCGCGTTTCTCGTCACGCTCGGCGTGCTCACGCTGCTGGTGGGCGTGATCGGGCTGCTGACGATCAAGGGCAGCCCGCAGGATCTCGGCCTCGCGGCGTTCCGCTGGCAGGCCGGGCCGGAGCCGTCGCATCACGGCGGCGGCGAAGTCGCGCTCTCGCAGATCTTCCGCGCGCGCTGGATCTATATCGGCTGGCTCGCGATTTTCGGCGATACCTTCGCGCTCGCCGCCACCGCCACGTGGGTCGTGCCCGCGTTCATCCAGCAGCAAGGCATGCCCGTGCAGAACGCCGCGCTCATCGGCACGTTGATGGGACTTTCGCAGGTCGTGTTTCTGCTGATCGGCGGCTGGCTCTCCGACCGCATGTCGCGCGTCACGATGATCCGGCTCGGCGCGGCGCTCTCGCTGGTTTCGGCGCTGAGCTTCGTCGCGGCCACGCACTACCCGATGTCGTGGGGCATGCTGCTCGCCATCGCGGGCGCGAGCGGCGTGGCGGTGCTTTCGGGCGGCGCGATCTTCAGCCTCGTGAGCGAGAGCTACGGCGAAAAACTCGCGGCCACGGCCATCGGCTATGCGGAACTGGGCGGCATCGTTTCGACCTTCATCGCGCCCACGCTGATGGGCGGCGTGATCGATGTGACGCATTCGTTCATGGCCGCGTTCATGGCGTTTTTCGTGGTGGAAGCGGTGATCCTCGTGGCGCTGCTCGCGATTGCCGCGAAGCGCAGCACGGCGCCCGCCGCCGCCATCGCGCACTGA